In a single window of the Deinococcus aetherius genome:
- the rpmF gene encoding 50S ribosomal protein L32: MAKHPVPKKKTSKSKRDMRRSHHALTPPTLGECPHCHQRKLSHHICPNCGYYNGRQVLAV, encoded by the coding sequence ATGGCGAAGCACCCCGTTCCCAAGAAGAAGACGAGCAAGAGCAAGCGCGACATGCGCCGCAGCCACCACGCGCTGACGCCCCCCACCCTGGGCGAGTGCCCCCACTGCCACCAGAGGAAGCTCAGCCACCACATCTGCCCGAACTGCGGCTACTACAACGGCCGCCAGGTGCTCGCGGTCTGA